One stretch of Cedecea neteri DNA includes these proteins:
- a CDS encoding TonB-dependent receptor domain-containing protein: MNVNKLAVALGSGMLLLSASGAAQENNDKSSGDKKGSAVFSPLNVSAGNITSEQEALEKPGATSSRSTGKNLQSLDATLRSMPGTYTQIDPGQGTVSINIRGMSGFGRVNTMVDGITQSFYGTTTSGTTAHGSTNNQAGVLIDPNFLVGVDVTRGDSSGSAGINALAGSANMRTLGVDDVIFKGNDYGLRSRFSVGSNGIGRSGMIAAAGKTDAFTDTGSFGAMAAISGSSIYSNFSNGSGINSEEFGYDKFMKQNPKSQLYKMDIKPDEFNSFELSARTYENRFSRRDITSDDYYIKYHYAPFSELIDFNVTASTSRGNQKYRDESLYTFYSTSAQNRSDALDMSNVSRFSLGDNDLAFTLGGKLMRTRYTKLINSAAGDEKTNQESIENNPFAPSGRQDISALYTGLQVKRGIWQADLNLNYTQNRITGHKPPCDERVICVPQGSYDVDERESGFNPSAQLSAQVTPWLQPFVGYSKSMRAPNIQEMFFSNSGGASMNPFLKPELAETWQVGFNIDTKDLIAKQDSLRFKMLGYRSRIQNYIFSESYQVCSSGRKCSMSEVIGNDWADMSDDYSDNMYIYVNSATGVTAQGVELEMDYDAGFAFTRLSFSQQLTDQPTSIASTYFGAGDITELPRKYMTLDAGVRFFDESLTLGTIVKYTGKARRLSPDFETDEHTGAIIKEDLPQIPTIIDLYGTYEVNRNLMLKLTVQNLMNRDYSEALNKLNMMPGPGDDASRANTARGRTWIFGGEVRF; encoded by the coding sequence ATGAACGTAAATAAACTGGCCGTTGCCCTCGGCTCGGGCATGCTATTGCTCAGCGCCAGCGGGGCGGCACAAGAAAATAATGATAAAAGCAGCGGGGATAAAAAAGGTTCGGCGGTATTTAGCCCGCTTAACGTTTCCGCCGGGAATATTACCAGCGAACAAGAAGCGCTGGAAAAACCAGGCGCCACCAGCTCTCGCTCCACGGGAAAAAACCTGCAGTCCCTGGACGCCACGCTGCGGAGCATGCCCGGCACCTATACCCAAATCGATCCCGGTCAGGGCACGGTGAGCATCAATATTCGTGGCATGAGCGGCTTTGGCCGGGTTAACACCATGGTAGACGGAATTACCCAAAGCTTTTACGGCACCACCACGTCAGGCACGACCGCTCACGGTTCCACCAACAACCAGGCTGGCGTGCTCATCGACCCTAACTTTTTAGTCGGTGTGGACGTCACGCGCGGCGACAGCAGCGGCTCTGCGGGGATTAACGCCCTGGCGGGAAGCGCAAATATGCGTACCCTTGGCGTGGATGACGTTATTTTTAAGGGCAATGATTACGGACTGAGATCGCGATTCTCGGTAGGCAGCAACGGTATCGGGCGCAGCGGGATGATTGCCGCCGCAGGGAAAACCGACGCCTTCACCGATACCGGGAGCTTCGGCGCCATGGCCGCCATCAGCGGCAGCTCTATTTATTCGAATTTCTCCAACGGCTCCGGCATTAATAGCGAAGAGTTTGGTTATGATAAATTCATGAAGCAGAACCCAAAGTCTCAGCTTTATAAAATGGACATCAAGCCCGATGAATTTAATAGCTTTGAGCTGTCTGCCCGAACTTATGAAAATAGGTTTTCGCGCCGCGACATCACCAGCGACGATTATTATATTAAGTATCACTACGCCCCATTCTCTGAGCTGATTGATTTTAACGTCACGGCCAGCACCAGCCGTGGCAATCAGAAATACCGCGATGAGTCGCTGTACACCTTTTACAGCACCTCCGCGCAAAACCGTTCCGATGCCCTGGACATGAGTAACGTCAGCCGTTTCAGCCTGGGTGATAATGACCTGGCGTTTACGCTGGGCGGCAAGCTGATGCGCACCCGCTACACCAAGCTCATTAATTCCGCCGCAGGCGATGAGAAAACCAACCAGGAGTCGATCGAAAACAATCCGTTCGCCCCTTCCGGGCGGCAGGATATTTCGGCGTTATATACCGGGCTGCAGGTGAAGCGCGGTATCTGGCAGGCAGACTTGAACCTCAACTACACGCAAAACAGAATCACCGGCCACAAGCCGCCCTGCGACGAGCGCGTTATCTGCGTCCCGCAGGGAAGTTACGACGTCGATGAGCGAGAAAGCGGCTTTAACCCGTCGGCCCAGCTGTCGGCTCAGGTCACCCCCTGGCTTCAGCCGTTTGTCGGCTACAGTAAGTCGATGCGTGCGCCAAATATTCAGGAGATGTTTTTCTCCAACTCCGGCGGGGCTTCCATGAACCCCTTCTTAAAGCCTGAACTCGCCGAAACCTGGCAGGTCGGTTTTAATATCGACACCAAAGACCTTATCGCTAAGCAAGATTCGTTGCGCTTTAAAATGCTGGGCTACCGCAGCAGGATCCAGAACTATATTTTCAGCGAATCTTACCAGGTCTGCTCCAGCGGGAGAAAATGCAGCATGTCCGAAGTCATTGGCAACGACTGGGCGGACATGAGCGACGACTACAGCGACAATATGTACATCTACGTGAACTCTGCCACCGGCGTCACCGCCCAGGGCGTTGAGCTGGAGATGGACTACGACGCAGGGTTCGCCTTCACCCGCCTCTCCTTCAGCCAGCAGCTGACCGACCAGCCAACGTCCATCGCCAGCACCTACTTCGGCGCCGGGGATATTACCGAGCTGCCAAGAAAATATATGACGCTGGATGCCGGGGTGCGTTTCTTCGATGAATCGCTGACCCTCGGGACGATCGTCAAATACACCGGGAAAGCCCGCCGGCTGTCGCCTGATTTTGAAACCGATGAGCATACGGGCGCCATCATTAAAGAGGATTTGCCGCAGATCCCGACGATTATCGATCTCTACGGCACCTACGAGGTGAACCGCAATCTGATGCTGAAGCTGACGGTGCAAAACCTGATGAACCGGGATTACTCAGAGGCGCTGAACAAGCTCAATATGATGCCTGGGCCGGGCGATGATGCTAGCCGGGCCAATACCGCGCGCGGCAGAACCTGGATCTTTGGCGGCGAAGTTCGCTTTTGA
- a CDS encoding SDR family oxidoreductase codes for MRIFVTGATGFLGSAIVQQLLAAGHQVLGLTRSERGATALESWGAKAHFGDLDDFASLQHGADLADAVIHTAFNHDFSTFVANCEADGKVIGAMGKALAGSSRPMVITSFVAMGTTEPGKPATEAGYNVLTPNPRKATEIAGVSLLERGVNASFVRLPQVHDTVRQGLITPLIELAREKGVAAYIGEGKNRWSAVHVSDAVRLYVLAVERGIAGARYNAVAEEGITTKDIADVIGQGLGVPVRSIDADKASDHFGWLGNFAAHDMSASSLETQQKTGWRPVGPGLIEDLRHMQYR; via the coding sequence ATGCGTATTTTTGTGACCGGTGCGACCGGTTTTCTTGGCTCGGCTATCGTGCAACAGCTGCTGGCGGCGGGGCATCAGGTGCTGGGGCTAACGCGCTCCGAGCGCGGGGCCACAGCTCTGGAGTCCTGGGGAGCGAAAGCACATTTCGGCGATCTGGATGATTTTGCCAGCCTGCAGCATGGGGCGGATCTTGCGGACGCGGTGATCCACACGGCTTTCAATCATGACTTTTCTACGTTTGTCGCCAACTGCGAGGCTGACGGCAAAGTGATTGGTGCGATGGGGAAAGCGCTCGCAGGCTCATCCCGGCCAATGGTTATCACCTCTTTTGTTGCCATGGGGACAACGGAGCCGGGCAAACCAGCCACGGAGGCGGGCTATAACGTCCTGACGCCGAACCCGCGTAAAGCCACGGAAATCGCCGGAGTAAGCCTGCTTGAGCGGGGCGTTAACGCCTCGTTTGTTCGCCTGCCGCAGGTGCATGACACCGTCAGGCAAGGGCTTATCACTCCGCTGATTGAACTGGCAAGGGAGAAGGGCGTGGCGGCTTATATCGGCGAAGGCAAAAACCGCTGGTCGGCGGTGCACGTGAGCGACGCGGTGCGTCTTTATGTTCTGGCGGTAGAAAGAGGGATTGCCGGAGCGCGCTATAACGCTGTTGCCGAAGAAGGTATCACCACTAAAGATATCGCCGACGTGATTGGCCAGGGGCTTGGTGTACCTGTGCGCAGCATTGACGCCGACAAAGCCAGCGACCACTTTGGCTGGCTCGGTAACTTTGCCGCGCATGATATGTCGGCCTCAAGCCTTGAGACGCAGCAGAAAACGGGCTGGCGGCCCGTTGGCCCAGGGCTGATTGAGGATTTGCGGCACATGCAGTACCGCTAG
- a CDS encoding AraC family transcriptional regulator, producing MDPLSELLSLLKPQSYASGGVALHETMAIQWPAHAGIKCYAVVSGRCWLSVEGMNEPLLLQAGDCYLLPPGPPFCLATEPDATPVDFYTLREAGKLGPDVVPGQQESCFLVGGHFVLSGEAADLLLSSLPPVVCIQQPDSKAAMRWALDQMTDEVRQLRPGGALIIQQLAWMMLIQALRLHLAHQPAVGWLYALADKQLSLALTCMHKDPAFGWTLEKLAERVGMSRSTFAARFKAITGASAIDYLTRWRMMLACDRLRQPGDSLARIAADLGYESESAFGKAFKRVMGCSPRQYSKS from the coding sequence ATGGATCCGCTTTCAGAGCTGCTTTCCCTGCTTAAACCCCAGAGCTATGCCTCGGGCGGCGTTGCCCTGCACGAAACGATGGCGATTCAGTGGCCAGCACACGCCGGAATTAAGTGCTATGCCGTGGTGTCCGGGCGCTGCTGGCTCTCCGTTGAGGGAATGAACGAGCCGCTGCTGCTGCAGGCCGGCGACTGTTATCTTCTGCCGCCTGGGCCACCGTTTTGCCTGGCGACTGAACCTGACGCCACGCCGGTGGACTTCTACACCCTGCGCGAGGCGGGCAAGCTCGGGCCTGACGTTGTCCCCGGCCAGCAGGAAAGCTGCTTCCTGGTCGGCGGCCATTTTGTGCTGAGCGGGGAAGCGGCCGACCTGCTGCTGAGCTCTCTGCCGCCTGTGGTCTGCATTCAGCAGCCGGACAGTAAAGCGGCGATGCGCTGGGCGCTGGATCAAATGACCGACGAAGTGCGCCAGCTTCGCCCCGGCGGCGCGCTGATTATCCAGCAGCTGGCGTGGATGATGCTCATTCAGGCACTGAGGCTGCACTTAGCCCATCAGCCCGCCGTAGGCTGGCTTTATGCGCTGGCGGATAAACAGCTGAGTCTGGCCCTGACCTGCATGCATAAAGATCCCGCGTTTGGCTGGACGCTGGAAAAACTGGCGGAGCGCGTGGGGATGTCACGTTCGACGTTTGCAGCACGGTTTAAGGCGATAACGGGCGCTTCGGCTATCGACTATCTGACGCGCTGGCGCATGATGCTCGCCTGCGACAGGCTGCGCCAGCCAGGGGATTCACTGGCGCGTATTGCAGCGGATTTAGGCTACGAGTCGGAAAGTGCGTTCGGGAAAGCGTTCAAGCGGGTGATGGGCTGCTCGCCCCGGCAGTATTCAAAAAGCTAG
- the cybB gene encoding cytochrome b561 has protein sequence MRTKYTSLQISIHWLVFLLVVGAYCAMELRGFAPRSYRPLINSIHFTCGISVLVLMVARLLVRIRYRAPAIVPRPHPAVTGISHLVHTIVYLMFIALPVLGFLAMYYRGTDWVAFGLQMPVAAVPDEDLEFSLKSWHELIANTGYFVIGLHAFGALFHHYVWKDNTLLRMMPGKREQE, from the coding sequence ATGCGCACTAAATACACCTCGTTACAGATTTCGATCCACTGGCTGGTCTTTCTGCTGGTGGTGGGAGCCTACTGCGCCATGGAACTGCGTGGCTTTGCGCCGCGTAGCTACCGGCCGCTCATCAACTCTATCCATTTCACCTGCGGTATTTCCGTCCTGGTACTGATGGTGGCCCGCCTGCTGGTTCGTATCAGGTATCGCGCGCCGGCCATTGTGCCCAGGCCGCATCCGGCGGTGACCGGCATCTCTCATCTGGTCCATACGATTGTCTATCTGATGTTTATTGCGCTGCCGGTGCTGGGCTTCCTGGCGATGTACTATCGCGGTACTGACTGGGTGGCCTTCGGGCTACAAATGCCGGTGGCGGCGGTGCCGGACGAAGACCTGGAGTTCAGCCTCAAGTCCTGGCACGAGCTTATCGCCAATACCGGCTATTTCGTTATCGGTCTTCACGCCTTTGGTGCGCTGTTCCATCATTACGTCTGGAAAGACAATACGCTGCTGCGAATGATGCCGGGCAAACGAGAACAAGAATAA
- a CDS encoding YdcF family protein, with amino-acid sequence MMTSATLSQPTVQAVNTLGQWLAQSDFTGAPQAQDAELIILAGNAVIPTIDAACEFAANGEKPLLITGGIGHSTTYLYAEIARHPRYNTIPTTGRSEAAILKDIAHQFWKVPNEKIIIEEKSTNCGENARFSVAKMAELGLSPTRVLIVQDPTMQRRTVAAFSRVWQGDAQAPELLSWPGVVPELTAGEQGTVFAGEEEALWPLERYVSLALGEIPRLRDDATGYGPQGRDFIVHVDIPPQVMAAWHALQQDMALSAMIRERGL; translated from the coding sequence ATGATGACATCCGCAACCTTGAGCCAGCCGACAGTTCAGGCTGTTAACACGCTGGGCCAGTGGCTGGCGCAAAGCGATTTTACAGGTGCGCCGCAGGCACAGGATGCCGAGCTGATTATCCTGGCCGGTAACGCCGTGATCCCTACTATTGACGCCGCCTGCGAGTTTGCCGCTAACGGCGAAAAACCGCTGTTGATCACCGGTGGAATAGGCCATTCCACGACGTATCTCTACGCCGAAATAGCCCGACATCCGCGTTATAACACCATTCCCACTACCGGGCGTTCCGAAGCGGCAATCCTGAAAGATATTGCCCATCAGTTCTGGAAAGTCCCGAACGAAAAAATCATTATCGAAGAGAAATCAACCAACTGCGGTGAAAATGCACGCTTTAGCGTGGCGAAGATGGCCGAACTGGGCCTGAGCCCAACGCGCGTATTGATTGTTCAGGACCCGACCATGCAGCGCCGAACCGTCGCGGCCTTCTCCCGAGTCTGGCAAGGTGATGCGCAGGCACCGGAATTGCTGAGCTGGCCGGGCGTAGTGCCGGAGTTAACTGCAGGCGAGCAGGGCACCGTTTTTGCCGGAGAGGAAGAGGCCCTGTGGCCGCTCGAGCGTTATGTTTCGCTGGCGCTGGGTGAAATTCCTCGCCTGCGCGACGATGCAACCGGCTATGGTCCACAGGGGCGAGACTTCATCGTTCACGTTGATATTCCGCCGCAGGTGATGGCCGCCTGGCATGCTCTCCAGCAGGATATGGCGCTGAGCGCAATGATCCGCGAACGCGGGCTGTAA
- a CDS encoding GNAT family N-acetyltransferase, whose protein sequence is MTFQETGITVRQASLAEILELYHRLPEFDDSRSVADLQARLATNQTSQLIACVNGIPAGFKLGYALSETEFYSWLGGVLPEFRRDGVAQALLIAQEKWAMEQGYRTLSVKTRNRFRGMLMMLLKNGYQLVELEPQGEPDEHRLRLQKPLSV, encoded by the coding sequence ATGACGTTCCAGGAGACGGGCATTACCGTGCGGCAGGCCTCTCTGGCGGAGATCCTCGAGCTTTATCATCGTTTGCCGGAGTTTGACGACAGTCGAAGCGTCGCAGATCTTCAGGCTCGCCTGGCGACAAACCAGACCAGCCAGCTCATCGCCTGCGTGAATGGCATTCCAGCCGGGTTCAAGCTTGGCTATGCGCTGAGCGAAACAGAATTTTACAGCTGGCTGGGCGGCGTTTTACCAGAATTCAGACGGGATGGCGTCGCGCAGGCCTTGCTGATTGCCCAGGAAAAATGGGCGATGGAACAGGGTTACCGCACGCTTAGCGTGAAAACCCGCAACAGGTTCCGTGGCATGCTGATGATGCTGCTTAAAAATGGCTACCAGCTGGTAGAGCTTGAGCCCCAGGGCGAACCAGACGAGCACCGCCTGCGGCTGCAAAAGCCGCTTTCCGTCTGA
- a CDS encoding VF530 family DNA-binding protein encodes MMSSKDPLHGITLEALLTALVERYGWAEMARQVNINCFKSDPSVKSSLKFLRRTPWARKEVEEMYIASLDEPDESDAQAESPWANWQAKNQAKNKE; translated from the coding sequence ATCATGAGTTCAAAAGATCCGCTGCACGGCATTACGCTTGAGGCGCTGCTGACCGCGCTGGTTGAGCGCTATGGCTGGGCGGAAATGGCGCGGCAGGTGAACATTAACTGCTTTAAAAGCGACCCCAGCGTTAAGTCCAGCCTGAAGTTTTTACGCCGCACGCCGTGGGCGCGTAAAGAAGTGGAAGAGATGTATATCGCCTCACTCGACGAGCCTGATGAAAGTGACGCGCAGGCAGAAAGCCCGTGGGCCAACTGGCAGGCTAAGAATCAGGCTAAGAATAAGGAATAA
- a CDS encoding methyl-accepting chemotaxis protein has protein sequence MSIKTLTPQNGVRFWHHIRLVPLFSSILGGILLLFALCIGFASYFLIQSDRALQDVTEEIQVRMGLADSANHLRTARINLINAGAASRVADMDQVKQNVANAEGLIKQAQAGFNAYMARKVKTPEDQALDKGLQDEFAAYLEKGMKPMLKFAKNGMFEAIITHESEVGRKLDSDYGANLQKAVSIRTERANALREQADNRTRTSVALMAGAFALALFMTVFTFIMLRRVVIGPLQRAAKRIEHISEGDLTLSAEATGNSEIGKLSQHLQHMQQQLVSTVSTVREGAEAIYQGSSEISAGNTDLSSRTEQQAAAIEQTAASMEQLTATVKQNADNAHHATKLAEDASQKASDGGRIVSGVVSTMDNISASSKKISEITAVINSIAFQTNILALNAAVEAARAGEQGRGFAVVASEVRTLAQRSAQAAKEIEGLISESVSLIDSGSRQVAQAGTTVTGIVEAVRRVTDIMLEIAAASDEQSRGIQQVGQAIHEMDNVTQQNASLVEEASAAAVSLEEQAARLTEAVGTFRLKAGSSAAPKSRYVVPSPASTSARPVAVSADNWETF, from the coding sequence ATGTCGATAAAAACTCTGACCCCACAAAACGGCGTGCGCTTCTGGCATCACATCAGGCTGGTGCCGCTGTTTTCCTCCATTCTCGGCGGCATTCTGCTGCTGTTTGCGCTCTGCATCGGTTTTGCCAGCTACTTTCTTATCCAGAGCGACCGCGCGCTTCAGGACGTCACGGAAGAAATTCAGGTGCGTATGGGGCTGGCGGACAGCGCCAACCATTTGCGTACCGCACGTATCAACCTGATCAACGCCGGGGCGGCAAGCCGCGTGGCGGATATGGATCAGGTTAAACAGAACGTCGCCAATGCCGAAGGACTCATCAAGCAGGCGCAGGCTGGTTTCAACGCCTATATGGCCCGTAAGGTAAAAACGCCCGAAGACCAGGCCCTGGACAAAGGGCTGCAGGATGAGTTTGCGGCCTATCTCGAAAAAGGCATGAAGCCGATGCTGAAGTTCGCCAAAAACGGCATGTTTGAGGCGATCATCACCCATGAAAGCGAGGTCGGGCGCAAGCTGGACAGCGACTACGGCGCCAACCTGCAAAAAGCAGTCAGCATTCGAACCGAACGGGCGAATGCGCTGAGGGAGCAGGCTGATAACCGCACCAGAACCAGCGTGGCGCTGATGGCCGGGGCCTTTGCGCTGGCGCTTTTCATGACGGTATTTACCTTCATCATGCTGCGCCGCGTGGTGATTGGCCCGCTGCAGCGAGCGGCGAAGCGCATCGAACATATCTCCGAAGGGGATTTAACCCTGTCGGCGGAAGCAACCGGCAACAGCGAAATTGGCAAGCTCAGCCAGCACCTGCAGCATATGCAGCAGCAGTTGGTCAGCACCGTGAGCACCGTGCGCGAAGGGGCCGAGGCTATCTACCAGGGCTCGAGCGAAATTTCTGCCGGTAATACCGACCTCTCATCCCGAACCGAGCAGCAGGCGGCGGCCATCGAGCAAACCGCCGCCAGCATGGAGCAGCTTACCGCCACGGTGAAACAAAACGCCGACAACGCGCATCACGCGACAAAGCTTGCGGAAGATGCTTCGCAGAAGGCCAGCGACGGCGGGCGTATTGTCTCTGGCGTGGTCAGCACAATGGACAATATTTCCGCCAGCTCGAAGAAAATCTCTGAGATAACGGCGGTAATCAACAGCATCGCTTTCCAGACCAACATTCTGGCGCTGAACGCTGCCGTTGAGGCCGCCAGGGCCGGGGAGCAAGGTCGAGGATTTGCGGTTGTGGCAAGCGAGGTGCGCACCCTGGCGCAGCGCAGCGCCCAGGCGGCAAAAGAGATTGAAGGGCTTATCAGCGAGTCCGTGTCGCTGATTGATTCCGGCTCCCGCCAGGTTGCACAGGCGGGCACCACGGTGACGGGGATTGTGGAGGCCGTTCGCCGCGTGACCGATATTATGCTGGAAATCGCCGCGGCGTCTGACGAGCAAAGCCGGGGCATTCAGCAAGTCGGGCAGGCTATTCACGAGATGGATAACGTTACCCAGCAGAATGCTTCGCTGGTAGAAGAGGCTTCAGCCGCCGCCGTTTCCCTGGAAGAACAGGCTGCACGGCTGACGGAGGCTGTAGGCACGTTCCGCCTGAAAGCCGGCTCTTCTGCAGCACCGAAAAGTCGTTATGTCGTTCCTTCTCCTGCGTCCACATCGGCGCGGCCGGTTGCGGTTTCTGCCGATAACTGGGAAACCTTCTGA
- a CDS encoding VasL domain-containing protein — protein MNNANQIKTGSDPRALPEYASLRDELAKLNHPARPDVNWALVEQLSLSLFRQNGVELQTLCWYTLARTRLAGMAGLNEGLAIMEVLLSRQWGIMWPQPVHARMEIMAGFSHRLQSTLRTLTLNYADLPLVYQAEQHLNTLRDVLQQLELKNASQMGELCTFMHNAAIRLENMDAGSGAAVVVPFSSPILENQIPSGSEQLIYVAREDPATPGVVNFVPKPSSAPLWRSFAAGMLVMLAVGSAGFWGWQKIYPQPTSPLPVAASEASLVELGRLPPLLLQDYGYELAGRARPEQVEGLKAQWARYLTGNALPPEQLSGWHQGMAGLSDLTRRLNALDERKGKYLTGSELKSMVFTITQHFSRSTPLEERLYSLSLSPAGTPLPDAQLTQTNMQIRQLLNRYALIKQQAEQR, from the coding sequence GTGAATAACGCTAATCAAATTAAAACCGGCAGCGACCCGCGCGCGTTGCCGGAATATGCTTCCCTGCGTGATGAGCTCGCTAAGTTGAACCATCCGGCGCGCCCGGATGTGAACTGGGCGCTTGTAGAGCAGCTAAGCCTGTCGCTGTTTCGCCAGAATGGCGTGGAGCTTCAAACGCTTTGCTGGTATACGCTGGCCCGAACGCGACTTGCCGGCATGGCTGGCCTTAATGAAGGGCTGGCGATAATGGAAGTTCTGCTGAGCCGGCAGTGGGGCATTATGTGGCCGCAGCCGGTGCATGCCCGCATGGAAATTATGGCCGGGTTTAGCCATCGTCTACAGTCAACGCTGCGCACGCTCACCCTTAATTACGCTGATTTACCGCTGGTCTATCAGGCAGAACAGCACCTGAATACGCTGCGCGATGTGCTGCAGCAGCTGGAGCTAAAAAATGCCAGCCAGATGGGCGAGCTCTGCACCTTTATGCACAATGCTGCAATCAGGTTGGAGAATATGGACGCAGGCTCTGGCGCTGCCGTTGTCGTGCCTTTTTCTTCTCCGATCCTGGAAAATCAAATACCTTCCGGCAGCGAGCAGCTGATCTATGTCGCACGTGAAGACCCGGCCACGCCCGGCGTTGTGAACTTTGTGCCTAAGCCTTCATCGGCGCCGCTCTGGCGAAGCTTTGCGGCAGGGATGTTGGTTATGCTGGCCGTGGGGAGTGCAGGCTTTTGGGGCTGGCAAAAAATTTACCCGCAGCCGACAAGTCCGCTGCCGGTGGCGGCAAGTGAGGCATCTCTCGTTGAGCTTGGCCGACTGCCGCCGTTGCTGCTGCAGGATTATGGCTATGAGCTGGCCGGGCGCGCCAGGCCGGAGCAGGTTGAAGGCCTGAAGGCGCAATGGGCACGTTACCTGACCGGCAACGCTTTGCCGCCTGAGCAGCTTTCAGGCTGGCATCAGGGCATGGCGGGCCTGAGCGACCTGACCCGTCGGCTCAACGCGCTGGACGAACGTAAAGGCAAATACCTGACCGGCTCTGAGCTTAAATCTATGGTCTTTACCATCACCCAACATTTCTCACGCAGCACGCCTCTGGAAGAGCGCCTGTATTCACTGAGCCTGTCCCCGGCAGGCACGCCGCTACCCGACGCGCAGCTGACGCAAACCAACATGCAAATCAGGCAGTTGCTGAACCGCTATGCGCTGATAAAGCAGCAGGCGGAGCAGCGCTAA
- the tssE gene encoding type VI secretion system baseplate subunit TssE, producing the protein MPQSHHTPSLYDMLLGNFSGELALHQVSEENQVILSVLDNMQRILNCRAGTLAHLPDYGLPDMTKILQGMPGTAHQLKGALSSVLLKYEPRLKSINVLLLEQTQPGELRYAIDAELKGLGLVRYGTEFMPEGRVLLRHLKQQQYLDTQTRI; encoded by the coding sequence ATGCCACAGTCGCATCACACCCCGTCGCTGTATGACATGCTGCTCGGTAATTTCTCCGGGGAGCTCGCGCTGCATCAGGTCAGTGAAGAAAATCAGGTCATTCTTTCCGTGCTGGATAACATGCAGCGTATTCTCAACTGCCGCGCCGGGACGCTGGCGCACCTGCCGGATTACGGCCTGCCGGACATGACCAAAATCCTGCAGGGAATGCCGGGCACGGCCCATCAGTTGAAAGGCGCCCTGAGCAGCGTATTGCTGAAATATGAACCACGCCTGAAGAGCATTAACGTGCTGTTGCTCGAACAAACGCAGCCCGGCGAGCTGCGTTACGCGATTGACGCCGAGCTTAAAGGCCTTGGCCTGGTCCGATACGGCACCGAATTTATGCCCGAAGGCAGAGTCTTGCTGCGCCATCTAAAACAGCAGCAATATCTCGATACCCAAACCAGAATTTAA
- the tssJ gene encoding type VI secretion system lipoprotein TssJ, producing the protein MLRTSLIKPQRWLLPLLALSLAGCGLTQSVSDGTKSAFTSVFYKKIKVLHLDFTAREELNTDARENHSFSAPVLLRIYQLKDNKTFDKMVYQQLLKDGESLLGADLLASRDVVLKPGGDVSLDMPMEADTRFVAVVGLFRAPDSEKETWKLTLDREALDPDKPRVIEAGKNRLTLIPVKE; encoded by the coding sequence GTGTTACGTACAAGTTTAATTAAGCCCCAACGCTGGCTGCTGCCCCTGTTAGCGTTAAGCCTGGCGGGCTGTGGCCTGACGCAAAGCGTCAGCGATGGCACGAAATCGGCCTTCACCTCTGTGTTCTATAAGAAGATTAAGGTGTTGCATCTGGATTTCACCGCGCGTGAAGAGCTGAACACCGACGCACGCGAAAACCACTCATTTTCGGCGCCGGTGCTGCTGCGTATTTACCAGCTCAAAGACAATAAAACCTTCGACAAAATGGTCTATCAGCAGCTGCTAAAGGACGGAGAAAGCCTGCTTGGCGCCGATCTGCTGGCCAGCCGTGATGTGGTACTCAAGCCGGGCGGGGACGTCAGCCTTGATATGCCGATGGAGGCAGATACCCGTTTTGTCGCCGTTGTTGGGCTGTTCCGCGCCCCGGATAGCGAGAAGGAAACGTGGAAGCTAACCCTCGATCGTGAGGCGCTGGACCCGGATAAGCCCCGCGTGATTGAAGCCGGGAAAAACCGCCTGACGCTGATCCCCGTGAAGGAGTAA